A genomic window from Ilyobacter polytropus DSM 2926 includes:
- a CDS encoding phage terminase large subunit family protein: protein MKINNNHTINLLKTILKRLAPPPNLTIHQWADRFRVLSKESSAEPGKWKTEVTPYMIEILETIADKKIKISTLMTSAQVGKSETLNNVFGYYAHLDPSPIIFIQPTVEMAQSYSRERIAPMIRDTPVLARIFENPRKRDSGNTVSKKSFPGGYVVFVGANSPSSLASRPIKIVLADEIDRFPVSAGKEGDPLELVEKRTTTFWDSKKIRVSTPTIQGISRIEKSYNESSMEVWCLPCPACGHLNELDFERIKWEDLNEVVMECEECGSYHDERAWKKEKQLNGKWVSKNPNIKDHRGFHLNEFASPWKTWNEIIDDYKQVKDDPERLITFWNTSLGLPFVINLNEIIDYEILYNRRENYKAEVPAGSDILTAGIDVQDNRIETEVVAWNQEGENWGIEYKIFPGNPELDDVWNDLKNYLAREFEGEDGTKKRLSLSFIDTGGHHTDRTYDFVNENIAELKVIGIKGRGGEGVSVHNGFRRTKCNKIDLLSLGVNALKDMTYASLKIDTPGPKYCHFPLDLSRGYGADYFKMLTSEVKEADGKTIVWKKIRDRNEALDIRNYARAAFEMVRYSIGQSPQEDERTFE, encoded by the coding sequence ATGAAGATAAACAATAATCACACTATAAATTTATTAAAAACCATTCTCAAAAGACTCGCTCCACCGCCTAACCTAACTATTCACCAGTGGGCCGACAGGTTCAGAGTGCTTTCAAAAGAGAGTTCGGCTGAACCTGGTAAGTGGAAAACCGAGGTCACTCCTTACATGATTGAAATACTGGAAACTATAGCTGACAAGAAAATAAAAATTTCAACTCTTATGACATCGGCTCAGGTTGGAAAGTCCGAGACACTGAATAATGTATTTGGTTACTATGCTCACCTGGACCCTTCGCCTATTATATTTATACAGCCTACCGTAGAGATGGCTCAGTCATATTCACGGGAGAGAATAGCCCCGATGATTCGGGACACTCCTGTACTAGCACGAATCTTTGAAAACCCAAGGAAAAGAGACAGCGGGAACACCGTATCAAAAAAAAGTTTTCCAGGAGGATATGTAGTGTTTGTAGGTGCCAACTCTCCTAGTTCACTAGCTTCAAGGCCTATAAAAATTGTATTGGCTGATGAAATAGACAGATTTCCAGTAAGTGCTGGGAAAGAAGGAGATCCTTTAGAACTTGTGGAGAAAAGAACCACTACATTTTGGGATTCTAAAAAAATAAGGGTATCAACTCCTACTATACAGGGTATTTCTAGGATAGAAAAATCTTACAATGAATCCAGTATGGAAGTCTGGTGTCTACCTTGTCCGGCTTGTGGACATTTAAACGAGCTAGATTTTGAAAGAATCAAATGGGAAGACCTGAACGAAGTAGTAATGGAGTGTGAAGAGTGTGGCTCTTATCATGACGAGAGAGCCTGGAAAAAGGAGAAACAACTCAACGGAAAATGGGTATCTAAAAATCCAAATATAAAAGACCACAGAGGTTTTCATCTAAATGAATTCGCCTCTCCATGGAAGACATGGAACGAGATTATAGATGATTACAAGCAGGTAAAGGATGATCCTGAAAGATTAATAACCTTTTGGAACACTTCCCTGGGATTACCATTTGTAATAAATCTAAATGAAATTATAGATTACGAAATACTGTATAACAGAAGAGAGAACTATAAAGCGGAAGTACCTGCAGGGTCAGATATTCTTACAGCAGGAATAGATGTCCAGGATAACAGAATAGAAACAGAAGTTGTAGCATGGAACCAAGAAGGAGAAAACTGGGGAATAGAATATAAAATTTTCCCAGGAAACCCAGAGCTTGATGATGTTTGGAACGACTTAAAAAATTACCTTGCAAGAGAATTTGAAGGTGAAGACGGAACTAAAAAGAGATTATCTCTAAGTTTCATTGATACAGGAGGACATCATACTGACCGAACCTATGATTTCGTAAATGAAAATATAGCGGAATTAAAAGTCATCGGGATTAAAGGACGTGGGGGAGAAGGTGTTTCTGTTCATAACGGATTCAGAAGGACTAAATGTAACAAGATAGACCTCCTCTCACTGGGTGTAAATGCACTTAAAGATATGACCTACGCATCTTTAAAAATAGATACTCCAGGACCTAAATACTGTCACTTTCCTTTAGATCTCTCAAGGGGTTATGGAGCCGACTACTTCAAGATGCTGACTTCAGAAGTTAAAGAAGCCGATGGAAAGACAATAGTTTGGAAGAAAATCAGAGATAGAAATGAGGCGTTGGATATAAGAAACTATGCCAGGGCAGCCTTTGAAATGGTAAGGTACAGCATAGGACAGTCTCC
- a CDS encoding pseudouridine synthase, which translates to MRLEKYLVNCGVGSRKDIKKIVEEGRVKINGLVTLNFGLWIEEDRDDITLDNRHLEFKTLRYYILYKTKGYITAVKDDRHPTIMELLPGWLETKDLFPVGRLDKDTEGLLLFTNDGDTNYKMTHPDKKISKKYYVELDKPISEGDIKDLEKGVDIGTHICLPAKVQYIEQNKIFLTIQEGKYHQVKKMVGSIKNKVSYLKRVKFGNLTLEDMKPGELREIFLKDIIL; encoded by the coding sequence TTGAGATTAGAAAAATATTTAGTTAACTGCGGCGTAGGGAGCAGAAAAGATATAAAAAAAATAGTCGAAGAAGGAAGGGTTAAAATTAATGGCCTAGTCACCTTAAATTTCGGCCTTTGGATTGAAGAGGATAGAGATGATATCACCCTCGACAACAGACATCTTGAATTCAAAACTCTGAGATATTACATTCTGTATAAAACCAAAGGTTATATTACTGCTGTAAAGGATGATCGCCATCCAACTATTATGGAGCTTTTACCAGGTTGGTTAGAGACAAAAGATCTATTTCCCGTAGGACGATTGGACAAAGATACAGAAGGACTTCTCCTTTTTACAAATGACGGGGATACAAATTATAAAATGACTCACCCTGACAAAAAAATCTCAAAAAAATATTATGTGGAGCTCGACAAACCCATCTCCGAAGGAGATATTAAAGATCTGGAAAAGGGCGTTGATATAGGGACGCACATATGTCTTCCTGCAAAAGTTCAATATATAGAACAGAATAAAATATTCCTAACTATTCAAGAGGGAAAATATCATCAGGTAAAAAAAATGGTAGGGTCCATAAAAAATAAAGTTTCCTACTTAAAAAGAGTAAAATTTGGAAATCTTACCCTTGAAGACATGAAACCCGGGGAGTTAAGAGAGATATTTTTAAAGGATATAATTTTATAG
- a CDS encoding AI-2E family transporter — protein MKDEKFYVKIFFIGLFLVIIQSFFQDLESLKLIMSSFYKYIQPFIYGLVIAVILEPLITFFSNKFKFGRRLGIVTSLLVFSFILIGVFLIVIPPLSKSIGDLIESFPQMKTKSQTWVIKVFEANKDRLAFLDEKTLKENLMSFIGSQVANTQSLVISFFEKIVKLTFSIVDVFFGFLIAVYFLLYKKYFIGFIRKTLSIILKKEAVNETLDFLYESREIFLNYLAGRSLVSLFVGVVCFIIMFFTNVPYAVLISFVIGLGNMIPYIGSIIAGIISTVLVLFTLPLKVIPMWIAILVAQQIDSWILGPKILGNSVGMNPFWVVTAVLIGGNVGGPIGMLIGVPVFAMIKIIYYKILDKKGIS, from the coding sequence ATGAAAGATGAAAAGTTTTATGTGAAAATCTTTTTTATAGGTTTATTTCTTGTTATAATTCAAAGTTTTTTTCAGGATCTGGAAAGCTTAAAATTAATAATGAGTAGTTTTTATAAATATATTCAGCCCTTTATTTATGGACTTGTAATTGCAGTGATTTTGGAACCGCTAATAACTTTCTTTTCAAATAAATTTAAATTTGGAAGGAGGCTAGGGATAGTCACTTCACTTTTAGTGTTTTCTTTTATTCTAATAGGTGTATTTTTAATAGTTATACCACCTCTTTCAAAGAGTATAGGGGACCTGATAGAAAGTTTTCCTCAGATGAAAACTAAATCTCAAACATGGGTCATTAAGGTTTTTGAAGCCAATAAAGATAGGCTTGCCTTTTTAGATGAAAAAACTTTAAAGGAAAACCTTATGAGTTTTATAGGTTCCCAAGTAGCTAACACCCAATCTTTAGTAATTAGTTTTTTTGAAAAAATAGTCAAGCTGACTTTTTCAATAGTGGATGTATTTTTTGGTTTTTTAATTGCAGTATATTTCTTGTTATACAAAAAATATTTTATAGGATTTATAAGGAAAACTTTGTCTATTATTTTAAAAAAGGAAGCTGTTAATGAAACCTTAGATTTTCTTTATGAAAGCAGGGAAATTTTTCTGAATTATTTAGCTGGTAGGTCATTGGTTTCACTCTTTGTTGGAGTGGTATGCTTTATAATAATGTTTTTTACGAATGTACCTTATGCTGTTTTAATCTCCTTTGTCATAGGACTTGGGAATATGATACCTTATATAGGGTCAATAATAGCAGGTATTATAAGTACGGTACTGGTTTTATTTACACTGCCTTTAAAAGTGATTCCAATGTGGATAGCAATATTAGTGGCACAGCAGATAGATAGCTGGATATTAGGACCTAAAATTTTGGGGAATTCAGTAGGCATGAATCCATTTTGGGTTGTAACTGCAGTTTTGATAGGAGGAAACGTAGGTGGGCCGATAGGAATGCTTATAGGAGTTCCTGTATTTGCTATGATAAAAATAATATATTACAAGATACTGGATAAAAAAGGAATTTCATAA
- a CDS encoding helix-turn-helix transcriptional regulator: MYKKLIDSKKKLGIKYTEVYPLLGITKQNFFYHIQNLKEGKVTFSVEQLKIICEKFELDPVIFFE; the protein is encoded by the coding sequence ATGTATAAAAAATTAATAGATTCTAAAAAAAAACTGGGAATAAAATACACTGAAGTCTACCCGTTGCTGGGCATTACAAAGCAAAACTTTTTTTATCATATTCAAAATTTAAAAGAGGGAAAGGTAACATTCAGCGTAGAACAGCTGAAGATTATATGTGAAAAATTTGAACTGGACCCTGTAATTTTTTTTGAATAA
- a CDS encoding THUMP domain-containing class I SAM-dependent RNA methyltransferase encodes MDKVTLIASAAMGIESIVAQEIKDLGFANVQTFNGRVEFDCKVEDIPKANIWLRCADRVFLKMGEFNAVTFEQLFENVKKLNWDEVLSENAEFPVSWVSSVNSKLYSKSDIQRITKKAIVEKMKEKYQKDYFSENGAVYKIKVQGNKDRFIVMVDTSGEGLHKRGYRAEINQAPMKETLAAALVKISRWRGGELSLLDPMCGTGTIPIEAAMIARNIAPGSNRKFASEEWGIIEKNKWIDVRDEAYSCEDHDKEVRIYGSDIDGEAVETAKRNAVLAGIEDDILFEKKHLLEIESPSEYGSIITNPPYGERLLDDKSVNKLYGILGDVCRMRFPKWSYYVITSYEQFERAFEKKATKNRKLYNGGIKCYLYQYFGARPPKKNI; translated from the coding sequence ATGGATAAAGTAACCTTGATAGCATCAGCTGCGATGGGGATAGAGAGTATAGTGGCTCAGGAAATAAAAGACCTGGGATTTGCAAATGTACAGACTTTTAACGGAAGAGTTGAATTTGATTGTAAAGTAGAGGATATTCCAAAGGCAAACATATGGTTGAGATGTGCAGACAGGGTATTTTTAAAAATGGGGGAATTTAATGCAGTTACCTTTGAACAGCTTTTCGAAAATGTAAAAAAACTTAACTGGGATGAAGTTTTATCTGAAAATGCAGAATTTCCTGTGAGCTGGGTAAGTTCTGTTAACAGCAAGCTTTATTCAAAGTCAGATATTCAGAGGATAACTAAAAAAGCCATAGTTGAAAAAATGAAAGAAAAATATCAAAAGGATTATTTTAGTGAAAATGGTGCAGTTTATAAAATAAAGGTACAGGGAAATAAAGACAGATTCATAGTGATGGTAGATACTAGTGGTGAAGGACTACATAAAAGAGGCTACAGGGCAGAGATAAATCAGGCTCCTATGAAAGAAACCCTTGCAGCTGCCCTTGTAAAAATATCTAGATGGAGAGGTGGAGAGCTTTCTCTTCTAGACCCAATGTGTGGGACAGGGACAATTCCTATAGAGGCTGCTATGATAGCAAGAAATATAGCCCCTGGATCAAATAGAAAATTCGCTTCAGAAGAATGGGGAATTATTGAAAAGAACAAGTGGATAGATGTAAGGGATGAGGCTTATTCCTGTGAAGATCATGATAAGGAAGTGAGAATATACGGGTCGGATATAGATGGAGAGGCCGTAGAAACAGCTAAAAGAAATGCAGTTTTGGCAGGTATAGAGGATGATATTTTATTTGAAAAGAAACATCTTTTGGAAATTGAATCACCCTCAGAGTATGGTTCAATAATAACAAACCCACCTTATGGAGAAAGACTTCTAGATGACAAATCAGTAAATAAATTATATGGGATATTAGGGGACGTATGCAGGATGAGATTTCCTAAATGGTCATATTATGTGATAACTTCTTATGAACAATTTGAGAGAGCTTTTGAAAAGAAAGCTACTAAAAACAGAAAACTTTACAACGGTGGAATAAAGTGCTATTTGTATCAGTATTTTGGAGCTAGACCTCCTAAAAAAAACATTTAA
- a CDS encoding AbrB/MazE/SpoVT family DNA-binding domain-containing protein: MEKRDLTISFYKAGNGTGTRLTLPKPWLEKLGITKEEKGIELILDEENQQLIIRKKK; the protein is encoded by the coding sequence TTGGAAAAGAGAGACTTGACCATTTCTTTTTACAAGGCCGGTAATGGTACTGGTACTAGATTGACTCTTCCTAAGCCATGGCTAGAAAAGTTAGGCATTACAAAGGAAGAAAAAGGAATAGAGTTGATTTTAGATGAAGAAAACCAACAACTTATTATCCGTAAAAAGAAATAA
- the rd gene encoding rubredoxin, which produces MKKWVCTICGYVYDPERGDPENGVEPGTSFENIPEEWLCPICAARKDEFEDTLGCC; this is translated from the coding sequence ATGAAAAAATGGGTATGTACAATATGTGGATATGTTTATGATCCTGAAAGGGGAGATCCAGAAAATGGAGTAGAGCCAGGGACAAGCTTTGAGAATATACCAGAAGAGTGGTTATGTCCCATATGTGCAGCTAGAAAAGATGAGTTTGAAGATACTCTTGGATGTTGTTAA
- a CDS encoding ParA family protein: MKVISILNQKGGVAKTTSAQNISFGLKKLGKKVLLIDFDPQGNLTSGVGIDKRGLENTIYDLMKDRAFGLQNLGLDDIMVNKEGVDVLPTNIRMSKVNLELGGVPGRENLLKEILKEVYGYDYVIIDCPPSLDNLTFNALIASQKVYIPVQTEFYALEGIVELMDTIDLITQRMNEELEIGGVFATMVDGRIKLHNEVIEQLKEFFGERMFNTKIRRNVKVTEASSYGVSIFDYASRSNGAKDYLGLCKEILKREES, encoded by the coding sequence ATGAAGGTTATTTCGATTTTAAACCAAAAAGGTGGAGTAGCAAAAACAACTTCGGCTCAGAACATAAGCTTCGGGCTCAAGAAATTAGGGAAAAAAGTACTTCTAATTGATTTTGATCCTCAGGGAAACTTGACCTCAGGAGTTGGAATTGATAAAAGAGGGCTTGAAAACACCATTTATGATCTGATGAAAGATAGAGCATTTGGCCTACAGAATTTAGGGTTAGATGATATAATGGTGAACAAAGAAGGTGTAGATGTTCTTCCGACAAACATCAGAATGTCCAAAGTTAACTTAGAGCTAGGTGGAGTTCCAGGAAGGGAAAATCTGCTTAAGGAGATACTAAAAGAGGTTTATGGATATGATTATGTAATAATTGATTGTCCTCCGAGTCTTGACAACCTTACATTTAATGCTCTTATTGCCTCTCAAAAAGTGTATATACCGGTTCAAACTGAATTTTATGCATTAGAAGGAATTGTGGAACTCATGGACACTATAGATCTAATTACTCAAAGAATGAATGAAGAACTAGAAATAGGTGGAGTATTCGCAACAATGGTAGATGGTAGAATAAAACTTCATAATGAGGTTATTGAACAGCTGAAGGAATTTTTTGGTGAAAGAATGTTTAATACTAAAATTAGAAGAAATGTCAAAGTAACTGAAGCTTCCTCCTATGGAGTAAGCATATTTGACTATGCATCTAGAAGTAATGGTGCAAAGGACTACCTTGGCCTATGTAAGGAAATTCTTAAAAGAGAGGAAAGTTAG
- a CDS encoding antA/AntB antirepressor family protein, whose amino-acid sequence MLVKVKKDKYGNSLVSARELHEFLEVKRVFTSWIKERIEKYKFEENLDFTTLWNDTKSGVVVKFNGNKHSMVQKGYKLDYIITLNMAKELSMIENNEKGRQARKYFIQCEEQYYKVIESINNIEFNPRLREIKERVDNIKNLEEQLRDLQERIKAEYTILSTHALRMADIIDTESTQSILTSKKFGSN is encoded by the coding sequence ATGTTAGTAAAAGTAAAAAAAGACAAGTATGGAAATAGCCTGGTCTCAGCAAGAGAACTGCATGAGTTTTTAGAAGTAAAAAGAGTTTTCACAAGTTGGATAAAGGAAAGAATTGAGAAATACAAATTTGAAGAAAACCTAGACTTTACTACCCTTTGGAACGACACCAAATCGGGTGTCGTTGTGAAATTTAACGGCAACAAGCACTCTATGGTTCAAAAAGGATATAAACTGGATTACATTATAACTCTCAACATGGCCAAAGAGCTCTCAATGATCGAGAACAACGAGAAGGGGAGACAGGCTAGGAAATATTTTATCCAGTGTGAAGAGCAATACTACAAAGTAATAGAATCTATCAACAATATTGAGTTCAACCCAAGGCTAAGAGAGATAAAAGAACGTGTAGACAATATCAAGAATCTGGAAGAGCAACTAAGAGATCTGCAAGAAAGAATAAAAGCTGAATACACGATACTGAGCACTCACGCTTTGCGAATGGCCGATATAATCGATACTGAGAGCACACAATCAATACTTACATCTAAAAAATTTGGAAGCAACTAA
- a CDS encoding LexA family transcriptional regulator, producing MSTNFGKFLIEFMEKNDYKLEYVAEKTNTSFSTIGHYRTGRRLPKDDFIEKFIKAFNFNEHEKKNIYDAVLKDRTPPEILDKLERFERYSKIENAKGNARRIDTVKVPLYGTASAGPGYLNLDIELKEFIIPKEDYREGRFTVKVEGNSMTGPIKSIPCGSVALADPNMCTDIEELIGKVCVFTYNDETFIKQLTVDRQNLIHLVSFNPEEQDIIVLNPKMLKCNGRVVKTYYEQRW from the coding sequence TTGAGTACAAACTTTGGAAAATTTTTGATTGAGTTCATGGAAAAAAACGATTATAAATTAGAATATGTCGCTGAAAAAACGAATACTTCATTTTCTACTATAGGACATTATAGAACTGGAAGGAGACTGCCCAAGGATGACTTTATCGAAAAATTTATAAAAGCTTTCAATTTTAATGAACATGAGAAAAAAAATATATATGATGCAGTTTTGAAGGATAGAACTCCTCCTGAGATTCTTGATAAACTTGAGAGATTTGAAAGGTATTCTAAAATAGAAAATGCAAAAGGCAATGCAAGAAGAATAGATACTGTAAAGGTTCCCCTCTATGGGACTGCTTCTGCAGGTCCTGGATATCTAAATTTGGATATAGAGCTGAAAGAATTTATTATCCCAAAAGAAGATTATAGAGAAGGGAGATTCACCGTCAAGGTAGAGGGGAACTCCATGACCGGTCCTATAAAATCTATCCCCTGTGGCTCCGTTGCCCTTGCTGATCCCAATATGTGCACTGATATAGAAGAACTTATAGGGAAGGTCTGCGTGTTTACTTATAACGACGAAACCTTTATTAAACAGCTTACCGTAGACAGACAGAATTTGATTCACTTGGTATCTTTCAATCCAGAAGAGCAGGACATTATTGTCCTAAACCCCAAGATGCTAAAGTGTAATGGCAGAGTTGTAAAAACATATTATGAACAGAGATGGTAG
- a CDS encoding site-specific integrase, with amino-acid sequence MAYRYLTDENLKNLSKENIKLYDKYLKSSIIKNKDTKETTYKTYKNSFYHFLVYLENEWDNIGLYSKEFMEDSVDIIEGFISWSQDKGVNKKAVNNKVVAISSFYIWSVKRGLIDTHPFLHKLDRVKGAKEEKIRKSYFLTMEQIIEIRVAMRYKTNEFDIQDRLLWEIFLDSGNRIGAISKLPLSRLNIEEGVFEDVREKHGKIVDVIFYEKAKSLIKEWLEVRKELDGQEIDSLFITKYRGQWNVMSSHTIGDRIRKMGRLIGITDLYPHSLRKTSINLVKKLTGSIEEASEFAGHSGLTVTKDHYIEPISKKKQKARIKQLREEKGWN; translated from the coding sequence ATGGCATACCGTTACCTTACTGATGAAAACTTGAAAAACTTATCAAAAGAAAACATTAAACTATATGACAAATACTTGAAGAGCAGCATAATAAAAAACAAGGACACCAAAGAGACTACTTACAAGACTTATAAGAATTCATTTTACCACTTCTTGGTTTATTTGGAAAATGAATGGGATAATATAGGTCTATATTCGAAAGAGTTCATGGAAGATTCTGTAGACATAATAGAAGGGTTTATATCGTGGTCCCAGGACAAAGGAGTAAATAAAAAGGCAGTAAATAATAAAGTTGTAGCTATAAGCTCTTTTTATATATGGAGCGTGAAAAGAGGATTAATTGATACCCACCCATTTTTGCATAAGTTGGACCGTGTAAAAGGTGCAAAAGAGGAGAAAATAAGAAAGTCCTATTTTTTAACTATGGAGCAAATAATTGAAATAAGAGTGGCAATGAGATATAAAACAAATGAGTTTGATATCCAAGACAGGCTTCTATGGGAGATCTTCCTAGACTCAGGGAATAGAATTGGGGCTATAAGCAAGCTGCCTTTGTCTAGACTGAATATTGAAGAAGGTGTTTTTGAAGATGTAAGAGAAAAACACGGGAAAATTGTTGATGTAATTTTTTATGAAAAGGCTAAATCTCTTATAAAAGAATGGTTGGAAGTCAGGAAGGAACTTGATGGGCAAGAGATAGATTCTCTGTTTATAACTAAATATCGTGGCCAATGGAACGTTATGAGTTCACACACGATAGGTGATAGGATAAGAAAAATGGGGCGATTGATTGGGATAACGGATCTGTATCCGCATTCTCTTAGGAAGACCAGTATAAATCTAGTGAAAAAGCTTACTGGGAGCATTGAAGAAGCCAGCGAGTTTGCCGGGCATAGTGGTCTTACTGTTACGAAAGACCACTACATTGAACCGATATCCAAGAAAAAACAAAAGGCTAGGATTAAGCAGCTAAGAGAAGAAAAGGGCTGGAATTAA
- a CDS encoding phage antirepressor KilAC domain-containing protein translates to MELIKIENNKNYGLVVSSRVVAEELGKEHKNVCRDLEGVLKSVHTHEKLIIPSSYIHPQNKQEYREFLLTKDGFTLYMFNIQGYNDFKLNYINKFNEMERALQETQRVPQTFREALLLAAEQQERLEEQEQKILEMKPKEEFYNEIIESKDTIDIGTVAKVINKGIGRNKLFKILRDRKVLQNNNQPYQEYIDRGYFRCVESRFTKPNGTTSINIKTVVFQKGVDYINKLVCEV, encoded by the coding sequence ATGGAACTGATCAAAATCGAAAATAACAAAAACTATGGACTGGTAGTATCGAGCAGGGTAGTAGCTGAGGAACTTGGGAAAGAACACAAGAATGTTTGCAGAGATTTAGAGGGGGTGCTCAAATCTGTGCATACCCATGAAAAGTTAATAATACCAAGCTCTTATATACATCCTCAAAATAAACAAGAATATAGAGAATTTCTTCTTACCAAGGATGGCTTCACTTTATATATGTTCAATATTCAGGGATACAATGATTTTAAATTAAATTATATAAATAAGTTCAATGAGATGGAAAGGGCATTACAGGAAACTCAAAGAGTACCTCAGACATTCCGTGAAGCTCTGCTACTTGCTGCAGAACAACAGGAGAGATTAGAGGAGCAAGAACAGAAGATCCTGGAAATGAAGCCCAAAGAGGAGTTCTACAACGAGATCATTGAGAGTAAAGACACAATAGATATCGGGACTGTGGCAAAGGTAATCAATAAAGGAATAGGAAGGAATAAACTCTTTAAAATCCTGAGAGACAGAAAGGTTTTGCAAAATAACAACCAGCCTTATCAGGAATATATAGACAGAGGGTATTTCAGATGTGTAGAGAGCAGGTTCACAAAGCCGAATGGGACTACCAGCATCAATATAAAAACAGTGGTGTTTCAAAAGGGAGTGGACTATATAAATAAGTTGGTTTGTGAGGTGTGA
- a CDS encoding site-specific integrase: MASIKDKNGKWISRFYFTNYKGEKIQKFKRGFKTKREAQEWEREFIAKSKFEITMSFNSLYEMYLEDLSHRLRENTIMTKRHIIEKKVLPFFKEMEIGKITPVLIRKWQNKLIKYEDPKTNKLYSQTYIKTINNQLVAILNYAVKYHSLNENPCHKAGTIGKKQADEMDIWTVEEFEKFAECLHHKSISFVGFNILFWTGIRIGELLALTINDIDLKNRTIRINKSYQRLNKEDVITDPKTAKGNRIIKITENLANILVNYIDTLYNVETSDRLIISTKYRFHHDMKLYSEKAKVKKIRVHDLRHSHASLLIHLGVSPLAIAKRLGHEKIETTLNTYSHLYPDKEKDVIDLLDGLK, from the coding sequence ATGGCAAGCATTAAGGATAAGAACGGGAAATGGATCTCCCGTTTTTATTTTACAAATTATAAAGGTGAAAAGATCCAAAAATTTAAAAGGGGTTTCAAAACAAAAAGAGAAGCCCAGGAATGGGAAAGAGAGTTTATAGCTAAATCAAAATTTGAGATTACAATGAGTTTTAATAGCTTGTATGAAATGTATTTGGAGGATCTCTCTCATCGTTTAAGAGAGAATACAATAATGACCAAAAGACATATTATAGAAAAGAAGGTTCTACCTTTTTTTAAAGAAATGGAAATCGGCAAAATAACCCCAGTTTTAATAAGAAAATGGCAAAACAAATTAATAAAATATGAAGATCCTAAAACAAATAAATTATATAGTCAGACTTACATAAAAACCATAAATAATCAGTTGGTGGCAATATTAAATTATGCTGTCAAATATCATTCTCTAAATGAAAATCCATGTCATAAAGCGGGGACCATAGGGAAGAAGCAGGCTGATGAAATGGATATCTGGACCGTAGAAGAGTTTGAGAAGTTTGCAGAATGCTTACACCATAAATCGATCTCTTTTGTAGGATTTAATATATTATTTTGGACGGGTATAAGAATAGGGGAGCTTTTGGCTCTTACAATAAATGATATTGATTTAAAAAATAGGACTATAAGAATAAACAAATCATACCAAAGGCTTAACAAAGAGGATGTAATAACAGATCCAAAGACTGCAAAAGGTAATAGAATTATAAAGATAACTGAAAATCTGGCAAATATATTAGTAAATTACATAGATACATTATATAATGTAGAAACTAGTGATAGGTTAATAATAAGTACCAAATATAGATTTCATCACGATATGAAGTTGTATAGTGAAAAAGCTAAAGTGAAAAAAATAAGGGTGCATGATTTAAGGCATAGCCATGCCAGTCTGCTGATCCACTTAGGAGTCAGCCCTCTTGCAATAGCTAAAAGATTAGGACATGAAAAAATAGAAACTACATTAAATACGTACTCACATTTATATCCTGATAAGGAAAAAGATGTCATTGATTTATTGGATGGCTTAAAATGA